The Pseudomonas orientalis genome contains a region encoding:
- a CDS encoding aldo/keto reductase, translating into MIYRTLGQSGLKVSALTLGTMMFGEQTSTEDSLRIIDKAWDQGINFIDTADVYTGGRSEEIVGEAIARNRQDWVVASKVGFGPTDGVPNRNGLSRKRMFNALEASLRRLDTDYLDVYYLHREDHDTPLEVTVSAIGDLIRQGKVRYWGLSNYRGWRVAEVIRVAERLGVDRPIISQPLYNIVNRQAEVEQITAAAAYGLGVVPYSPLARGVLSGKYAPDLKPEPGSRAARQDKRILETEWRVESLRIAQQIQQYTQGRGVGMVEFAIAWVLNSAAVSSAIVGPRTEAQWDAYTGALEVKISAEDEAFIDSLVTPGHSSTPGFNDVSHFVSGRTVRS; encoded by the coding sequence ATGATTTACCGCACATTGGGTCAGTCCGGCTTGAAGGTCAGCGCATTGACGCTGGGCACCATGATGTTTGGCGAACAGACCAGCACTGAAGACTCGCTGCGCATCATCGACAAGGCCTGGGATCAAGGCATCAACTTTATCGACACCGCCGACGTCTACACCGGCGGGCGGTCCGAGGAGATCGTCGGCGAGGCCATCGCGCGCAACCGTCAGGACTGGGTGGTGGCGTCCAAGGTCGGGTTCGGCCCGACGGATGGCGTACCCAACCGCAATGGGCTGAGCCGCAAGCGGATGTTCAATGCGCTGGAGGCAAGCCTGCGCCGCCTGGACACCGACTACCTGGACGTCTACTACCTGCACCGCGAGGACCACGACACACCGCTGGAGGTCACGGTATCAGCGATCGGCGATCTTATCCGCCAGGGCAAAGTCCGCTACTGGGGCTTGTCCAACTATCGCGGCTGGCGTGTCGCCGAGGTCATACGCGTGGCCGAGCGCCTGGGCGTTGACCGGCCGATCATCAGTCAACCGCTTTACAACATCGTCAATCGCCAGGCCGAAGTCGAGCAGATCACCGCCGCTGCCGCCTATGGCCTGGGCGTGGTGCCGTACAGCCCGTTGGCGCGTGGTGTGCTCAGCGGCAAGTACGCACCCGACCTGAAACCTGAGCCCGGCAGCCGCGCTGCACGCCAGGATAAACGCATTCTGGAAACCGAATGGAGGGTGGAATCGCTGCGCATCGCCCAGCAGATCCAGCAATACACCCAGGGACGTGGCGTGGGCATGGTCGAGTTTGCGATTGCCTGGGTGTTGAATAGCGCGGCGGTGAGTTCGGCGATTGTCGGCCCGCGCACCGAGGCGCAGTGGGATGCCTATACCGGCGCACTCGAGGTGAAGATCAGCGCTGAAGATGAGGCATTCATCGATTCGCTGGTGACCCCTGGGCACTCATCCACGCCTGGGTTCAATGATGTGAGTCACTTTGTCTCGGGGCGTACGGTACGCTCGTAG